The Afipia massiliensis genome has a segment encoding these proteins:
- a CDS encoding adenylate/guanylate cyclase domain-containing protein, with amino-acid sequence MRWLKSWGGKADRAAVSDDFRRVLTREILKTELVRIKALIVTTSVLTLALWSFYIFAPEQLNELWHGKFKPAYLYVTLVPFILFELFVHVMVKRQLKLDRDLPIFRRYLSAFIETSTPTIALALHIDNMGSVQALGYIVPLSYFIFIILSTLRLDFWLSTFTGFVAAVQLLGMALFYHPDAAPDVDYHVIRSLIVFICGVLAGAVGVLLRRQFEKSIVAAPARDRVTNLFGQHVSPQVVERLLAEGTSMASDTRRVAVMFVDFRSFTAAARSRSPQEVVDRLDGAFAVLVEIVDSHGGIVNKFMGDGFLGLFGAPFEAPDATQHAVAAGREMLVAMTRNNEASSWPLRIGIGVHFGDVVAGNVGSTRRKEYTVIGDTVNFASRLESLNKEFNSQLLISSVVRDALGDACVDAVSLGEVAVKGYEQPMAVWRLG; translated from the coding sequence ATGCGTTGGCTGAAGAGTTGGGGAGGGAAGGCCGATCGTGCTGCGGTTTCGGATGATTTCCGGCGTGTGCTGACGCGGGAGATCCTGAAGACCGAGTTGGTGCGCATCAAGGCGCTGATCGTGACGACATCGGTCCTCACCCTGGCTCTTTGGTCGTTTTACATCTTCGCACCGGAGCAATTGAACGAGCTATGGCACGGCAAATTCAAGCCGGCCTATCTCTATGTTACTCTGGTGCCGTTTATCCTGTTCGAGTTGTTTGTCCATGTCATGGTCAAGCGGCAGTTGAAGTTAGATCGCGATCTGCCGATTTTCCGGCGATACCTCAGCGCCTTTATCGAGACGAGCACGCCAACGATCGCATTGGCTCTTCACATCGACAATATGGGATCCGTTCAGGCGCTTGGTTACATCGTGCCGTTGAGCTACTTCATATTCATTATTCTCTCGACACTTCGGCTCGATTTCTGGCTGTCCACGTTCACCGGGTTCGTGGCCGCCGTTCAATTGCTGGGTATGGCGCTGTTCTATCATCCGGATGCAGCGCCTGACGTGGACTATCACGTTATCCGGAGTCTGATCGTCTTCATATGTGGCGTGCTTGCAGGTGCTGTCGGTGTCCTGTTGCGGCGTCAATTCGAGAAAAGCATCGTAGCCGCGCCCGCGCGCGACCGGGTGACCAACCTGTTCGGTCAACACGTTTCGCCACAGGTTGTTGAGCGGTTGCTCGCCGAAGGAACGAGCATGGCGAGCGATACCCGCCGTGTGGCGGTCATGTTTGTGGACTTTCGCAGCTTCACAGCGGCGGCGCGATCGCGCAGCCCGCAGGAGGTCGTCGATCGGCTGGACGGAGCGTTCGCTGTGCTGGTGGAGATTGTCGATAGCCACGGCGGCATTGTGAACAAGTTCATGGGCGATGGATTTCTTGGGCTGTTCGGGGCGCCTTTCGAGGCGCCGGATGCCACGCAGCATGCGGTCGCGGCTGGACGCGAAATGCTTGTGGCCATGACACGCAACAACGAAGCCAGCAGTTGGCCGCTTCGCATCGGGATCGGGGTTCATTTCGGCGATGTCGTTGCCGGCAATGTCGGCTCAACAAGGCGCAAGGAATATACCGTGATCGGCGACACTGTGAACTTTGCGTCGCGGCTTGAATCCCTCAACAAGGAGTTCAATTCGCAACTGCTGATCTCGTCGGTCGTCCGCGATGCTCTTGGCGACGCATGCGTCGACGCCGTATCGCTCGGCGAGGTCGCGGTCAAAGGTTACGAGCAGCCGATGGCGGTCTGGCGCCTCGGCTGA
- a CDS encoding MFS transporter, whose product MISAWVSARLADRGIHYGWVMVAVTFFTALVSSASVGAPGVFILPLEKEFGWSTTQISSALSIRLLLFGLMAPFAAALMVRFGLRNVVMSALTIITIGLLASLAMTEAWHLIALWGFVVGFGTGMTAMVLGATVATRWFTAHRGLVVGILAASVATGQLIFLPVMAYLTEAFGWRAAMGTMCVMLAIAAVMVLLFMSDRPSDLGLRPVGDDGTSPVPVVPPATSIISAAFAALRDASKTRVFWILFGTFFVCGASTNGLVQTHFIPMCADFGISTTMSASLLAAMGIFDFVGTIASGWLSDRYNNRWLLFWYYGLRGLSLVFLPFTDFSFYGLSLFAVFYGLDWIATVPPTVKLTAKHFGPERAAMVFGWIFVGHQLGSATAAFGAGLTRTLYESYLPAFFVAGVLCLIAAAVMMLLRTGPKAATA is encoded by the coding sequence ATGATTTCCGCATGGGTTTCTGCACGCCTCGCCGATCGAGGCATTCACTACGGCTGGGTCATGGTGGCCGTGACGTTCTTCACCGCGCTGGTCAGTTCGGCTTCCGTCGGTGCACCTGGCGTCTTCATCCTGCCGCTGGAGAAGGAATTCGGGTGGAGCACCACGCAAATTTCGTCGGCGCTGTCGATCCGTCTGCTGCTGTTCGGACTAATGGCCCCCTTTGCGGCAGCGCTGATGGTGCGCTTCGGATTGCGTAACGTGGTGATGTCGGCGCTGACGATCATCACAATAGGTCTGCTCGCATCACTCGCCATGACGGAGGCCTGGCATCTGATCGCGCTATGGGGCTTCGTCGTCGGATTCGGAACCGGCATGACGGCGATGGTTCTCGGCGCGACGGTCGCGACGCGCTGGTTCACCGCGCATCGAGGGCTGGTGGTCGGAATTCTGGCTGCCAGCGTCGCCACCGGCCAGCTCATCTTTCTTCCCGTCATGGCTTACCTGACAGAAGCCTTCGGCTGGCGCGCCGCCATGGGCACCATGTGCGTGATGCTCGCCATCGCTGCCGTGATGGTGTTGCTGTTCATGAGTGACCGGCCGTCGGACCTCGGGCTGCGGCCGGTTGGCGATGACGGCACCTCGCCCGTCCCCGTAGTGCCTCCGGCGACCTCGATCATCTCGGCGGCTTTCGCAGCCTTACGAGATGCGTCGAAAACCCGTGTGTTCTGGATTCTGTTCGGCACCTTCTTCGTCTGCGGCGCGAGTACCAATGGGCTGGTCCAGACCCATTTCATTCCAATGTGTGCAGACTTCGGAATCTCCACGACCATGTCCGCGAGCCTGCTCGCCGCCATGGGCATCTTCGACTTTGTCGGAACCATCGCCTCCGGCTGGCTGTCTGACCGTTACAACAATCGCTGGCTGCTGTTCTGGTATTACGGCCTGCGCGGTCTTTCGCTGGTGTTCCTGCCGTTCACCGACTTCTCGTTCTACGGATTGTCGTTGTTCGCAGTATTCTACGGTCTGGACTGGATCGCTACCGTCCCGCCCACCGTCAAACTGACGGCCAAGCATTTCGGACCGGAGCGCGCCGCGATGGTATTCGGCTGGATTTTCGTCGGCCACCAGCTTGGATCGGCAACAGCCGCGTTTGGTGCCGGTCTGACGCGAACGCTGTACGAAAGCTATCTGCCGGCGTTCTTCGTGGCAGGCGTTCTCTGTCTGATCGCGGCGGCGGTGATGATGCTGCTCCGGACCGGTCCGAAAGCCGCAACGGCGTGA
- the bcsS gene encoding cellulose biosynthesis protein BcsS, translating into MRCVGWVYAFCVTAAALFCGGSPTVADPLTDPLPSSSQLSGGAYPEKFLYFSGFDLWRSGGSAYGGVQWAPSGLNEDGFTLKLLLAEGTYRYLAGSTSIRGTGLLASVLPGWRIKRGDFEIKLFAGLDLQHHRLSPDDPGNSLRGNHAGVRVAADLWWEPTTSLMLASSISGSTIGNSFGIRGAAGWRVLDRFWTGPEVETSGDEVYRQYRIGAHLTSLKFAAFEWSLGAGYVEDNSHRSGLYGRISLLTRR; encoded by the coding sequence ATGCGTTGCGTTGGATGGGTGTACGCGTTTTGCGTCACCGCCGCCGCTCTGTTTTGCGGAGGCTCTCCAACTGTTGCCGATCCCCTGACCGATCCCTTGCCCTCGTCGAGCCAACTGAGCGGCGGCGCATATCCCGAAAAGTTTCTCTATTTCAGCGGCTTCGATCTCTGGCGCAGCGGCGGCTCGGCCTACGGCGGCGTTCAATGGGCACCAAGCGGCCTGAACGAGGACGGTTTCACGCTGAAGCTGCTACTGGCCGAAGGCACCTACCGTTATCTCGCCGGCAGCACCAGCATCCGCGGCACTGGCCTGCTCGCGTCGGTCCTTCCCGGCTGGCGGATCAAGCGTGGCGACTTCGAAATCAAGCTGTTCGCCGGTCTCGATCTTCAGCACCACCGCCTGTCCCCGGACGATCCCGGCAACAGCCTGCGCGGCAATCATGCGGGCGTCCGCGTCGCCGCCGATCTATGGTGGGAGCCGACGACATCGCTCATGCTGGCGTCGTCGATCTCGGGCTCGACCATCGGCAACAGCTTCGGCATCCGTGGAGCCGCAGGCTGGCGTGTTTTGGATCGCTTCTGGACCGGGCCGGAGGTGGAAACATCGGGTGACGAGGTCTACCGCCAATACAGGATCGGCGCTCATCTGACGTCGCTGAAGTTTGCAGCGTTTGAATGGTCGCTCGGCGCAGGTTATGTTGAGGACAACAGCCATCGCTCCGGACTCTATGGGCGCATCAGTCTGCTCACGCGCCGATAG
- a CDS encoding DUF488 domain-containing protein → MAKAKKLFTIGYEQTPAKAVLDELQRAGVKLLVDVRAVASSRRPGFSKSQLAAGLDARGISYIHLRGLGTPKDGRLAARSGDMKALSKIYQAHLKTPQARGEMDELAALVMKAGPVCILCYERDHNVCHRKFIAEIIEDREGVKIEDLAAPQI, encoded by the coding sequence ATGGCCAAGGCCAAGAAGCTTTTCACCATCGGTTACGAACAAACGCCCGCGAAGGCCGTGCTCGACGAACTTCAGCGTGCCGGTGTGAAATTGCTGGTCGATGTGCGCGCCGTCGCATCGTCGCGCCGGCCGGGCTTTTCCAAATCTCAGCTCGCGGCCGGCCTCGACGCGCGGGGCATCTCCTACATCCATCTTCGGGGCCTTGGCACACCGAAGGATGGCCGCCTGGCTGCACGCAGCGGCGACATGAAGGCACTGTCGAAAATCTATCAAGCCCACCTGAAAACGCCGCAAGCGCGTGGGGAAATGGATGAACTGGCAGCGTTAGTAATGAAGGCCGGGCCGGTCTGCATCCTGTGCTATGAGCGCGATCACAACGTCTGCCACCGCAAATTCATCGCCGAGATCATCGAGGATCGTGAAGGCGTGAAGATCGAAGACCTGGCCGCCCCGCAGATCTGA
- a CDS encoding DUF72 domain-containing protein produces MAKKSGQIHIGIGGWTFAPWRGVFYPEKLTQAKELSYAASKLTSIEINGTYYGSQKPESFRKWASEVPDGFVFSVKGPRFATNRRVLAEAGDSIKRFYDSGVTEMGDRLGPVLWQFAPTKKFDEADFGAFLELLPRKFDGVALRHVVEVRNDSFCTPSFIELLRKHNVAVVYADHAKYPAIADITSDFAYVRLQTGQDTVKTAYPPKVLDEWAKRLTLWAQGGEPTDLARADKTPAKKEPRDVFAYVIHEGKIRAPAGAMELIERVK; encoded by the coding sequence ATGGCGAAAAAATCAGGTCAAATCCACATCGGGATCGGCGGCTGGACCTTCGCGCCGTGGCGGGGCGTATTCTATCCGGAAAAGCTGACCCAGGCGAAAGAGCTCTCCTACGCCGCGTCCAAGCTGACCTCGATCGAGATCAACGGCACCTATTACGGATCGCAGAAGCCCGAAAGCTTCCGCAAGTGGGCCAGCGAGGTGCCGGACGGCTTCGTGTTCTCGGTCAAGGGACCGCGGTTCGCCACCAACCGCCGTGTGCTGGCGGAGGCCGGTGATTCCATCAAGCGCTTCTACGATTCCGGCGTCACGGAGATGGGCGACCGGCTCGGGCCAGTGCTGTGGCAATTCGCGCCAACCAAGAAATTCGACGAAGCCGATTTCGGCGCCTTTCTCGAGCTGCTGCCGCGCAAGTTCGACGGCGTCGCTCTGCGCCATGTGGTGGAAGTGCGCAACGACAGTTTCTGCACGCCGTCATTTATCGAGCTGCTGCGCAAGCACAACGTCGCGGTGGTCTATGCCGATCACGCGAAGTATCCGGCGATCGCCGACATAACCTCCGATTTCGCTTACGTCCGGCTTCAGACCGGCCAGGATACCGTCAAGACCGCCTACCCGCCCAAGGTGCTGGATGAATGGGCCAAACGACTGACGCTCTGGGCACAAGGCGGTGAACCCACCGACCTCGCCCGCGCCGACAAGACGCCTGCGAAGAAAGAACCGCGCGACGTGTTCGCCTACGTGATCCATGAAGGAAAGATCCGTGCCCCCGCCGGGGCGATGGAATTGATCGAGCGGGTGAAGTGA
- a CDS encoding glycosyltransferase — protein sequence MTEAISPGAAPARQLCVVVPTFKERDNVPKLFAKLDAALAGIAWEVIFVDDNSPDGTWEVARQLAQTDPRVRCIRRIGRRGLSGACIEGILASSAPYVAVMDADLQHDETQLPKMLALLQSGEAELAVGSRYISGGDTGSFGSARLGGSVFATNIAKKLLHIEIADPMSGFFMLRRDRFEQLAPSLSVQGFKILLDIVATAGGKLRVVEVPYSFGARLHGESKLDSMVVLDFLGLVLAKLTGDLVSLRFLLFALVGGIGLGVHLVTLYTALGLNVPFAEAQGVAAFVAMTGNFLLNNRLTYRDQRLKGVALIRGLLLFYLVCSVGLLANVGVAATVFDQEPIWWLAGAAGALMGVVWNYGVSSLFVWRAK from the coding sequence ATGACTGAGGCCATCTCACCCGGGGCGGCACCTGCGCGTCAACTATGCGTCGTGGTGCCAACTTTCAAAGAGCGCGACAACGTCCCCAAGCTTTTCGCAAAGCTGGACGCCGCGCTTGCCGGCATCGCGTGGGAAGTCATCTTTGTTGACGACAACTCCCCAGACGGGACGTGGGAAGTTGCCCGCCAGTTGGCGCAGACCGATCCCCGGGTGCGGTGTATCCGCCGCATCGGCCGGCGCGGGCTGTCCGGAGCTTGCATCGAGGGCATCCTGGCCTCGAGTGCGCCTTATGTCGCCGTCATGGACGCCGACCTTCAGCACGACGAAACCCAACTGCCGAAAATGCTCGCGCTGCTGCAATCGGGCGAAGCCGAACTCGCCGTCGGCAGCCGCTATATCAGCGGTGGCGACACCGGAAGTTTCGGCAGCGCGCGCCTCGGCGGCAGCGTGTTTGCGACCAATATCGCGAAGAAGCTGCTGCATATCGAGATCGCCGATCCGATGAGCGGCTTCTTCATGCTTCGCCGCGACCGCTTCGAACAGCTTGCGCCATCGCTCTCGGTGCAGGGCTTTAAGATCCTGCTGGATATCGTGGCGACTGCGGGCGGAAAACTCCGCGTCGTCGAGGTGCCTTATTCCTTCGGGGCGCGGCTGCACGGCGAGAGCAAACTGGACTCGATGGTCGTGCTGGACTTCCTTGGCCTCGTCCTTGCCAAGCTGACCGGTGATCTGGTGTCGCTCCGTTTTCTGCTGTTCGCGCTGGTCGGTGGGATCGGCCTCGGCGTGCACCTCGTCACGCTTTATACCGCGCTCGGTCTGAATGTTCCTTTCGCCGAAGCGCAAGGCGTCGCTGCGTTCGTCGCGATGACCGGAAACTTCCTGCTCAACAACCGGCTGACCTATCGGGACCAGCGCCTGAAGGGCGTCGCTCTTATTCGCGGCCTGCTGCTGTTCTATCTGGTCTGCAGCGTCGGTCTGCTCGCCAATGTCGGCGTCGCGGCGACTGTCTTCGATCAAGAACCGATCTGGTGGCTGGCGGGCGCAGCCGGCGCGCTGATGGGCGTGGTCTGGAATTACGGCGTCTCCAGTCTCTTTGTCTGGCGCGCAAAATGA
- a CDS encoding glycosyltransferase family 39 protein produces the protein MTSSETRLVRVTAVTVAALVVLRLVAAAFTQLTFDEAYYWTWAKHLAGGYYDHPPMVAVVIRLGTIIAGDTAFGVRLVSILLALPMSWAVYRAARILFGDVRIAAAATIFLNATLMASVGTTIVTPDAPLMVAASFVLYFLAKIWQTGRGVWWLAVGAAVGAGLLSKYTALFFGAQILLWLVLVKDQRRWLASPWPYLGGIVAFVVFSPVILWNADHQWVSFIKQLGRARVEGMTLKYLGEMIPTQFAFATPSVFILGVFGLYALARARAAHVAGATLINVSVWMIFLYFVWHALHARVEANWLGPVYPAFAIAAAYAAWGTTWNPREQRTMNWSRRLALPIGVILFVVLIVQTNTGVFTGFRRDATVRSVGVGWPALANEIEAIRLKQNANCVLAADYGTTSWLMFYLPKGTCVAQFQQRYRWTFMSEPDANLFKGKALLIGPAGASFAYRARYARVENLAELTRKRSGVAIETYAVDLLDGPKGEVLNRALPPELGGPR, from the coding sequence ATGACTTCCTCCGAGACGAGGCTGGTACGTGTGACCGCTGTCACCGTGGCCGCGCTTGTTGTGCTTCGTCTGGTTGCGGCGGCGTTCACGCAACTGACATTCGACGAAGCCTATTACTGGACGTGGGCGAAGCATCTCGCGGGCGGATATTACGATCATCCGCCGATGGTCGCGGTGGTGATCCGTCTCGGCACCATAATTGCGGGTGACACCGCATTCGGTGTGCGGCTGGTCTCGATCCTGCTGGCGCTACCGATGAGTTGGGCAGTCTATCGTGCCGCCAGGATCCTGTTTGGGGACGTCCGGATCGCCGCGGCAGCGACGATCTTTCTCAACGCAACGCTGATGGCTTCGGTCGGGACCACTATCGTGACGCCGGACGCGCCATTGATGGTGGCCGCGAGCTTCGTCCTCTATTTCCTCGCCAAGATCTGGCAGACCGGCCGCGGCGTCTGGTGGCTTGCGGTCGGCGCGGCGGTGGGGGCGGGTCTGCTGTCGAAATACACCGCATTGTTCTTCGGCGCGCAGATTTTGCTGTGGCTCGTGCTGGTCAAGGATCAGCGCCGCTGGCTGGCGTCGCCGTGGCCTTATCTCGGCGGCATCGTCGCATTCGTGGTCTTCTCGCCGGTGATCCTCTGGAATGCCGATCACCAATGGGTGTCGTTCATCAAGCAACTCGGCCGCGCGCGTGTCGAGGGCATGACGCTCAAGTATCTCGGCGAGATGATCCCGACGCAGTTCGCCTTCGCGACCCCATCGGTGTTCATTCTCGGCGTCTTCGGCCTTTACGCGCTGGCGCGGGCGAGGGCGGCGCATGTCGCGGGCGCTACGCTCATCAATGTCAGCGTCTGGATGATCTTCCTTTACTTCGTCTGGCATGCGCTCCACGCCCGCGTCGAGGCCAACTGGCTCGGGCCGGTCTATCCTGCATTTGCCATCGCGGCCGCATATGCCGCGTGGGGCACGACGTGGAATCCGCGTGAGCAGCGCACGATGAACTGGTCGCGTCGCCTGGCGCTGCCGATTGGCGTTATCCTGTTCGTCGTGTTGATCGTGCAGACCAACACCGGCGTGTTCACCGGCTTCCGCCGCGACGCCACCGTGCGCAGCGTCGGCGTGGGCTGGCCGGCGCTTGCGAACGAAATCGAGGCGATCCGTCTCAAGCAAAACGCAAACTGCGTATTGGCTGCGGACTACGGCACCACCTCGTGGCTGATGTTCTATCTGCCGAAAGGAACGTGCGTTGCCCAGTTCCAGCAGCGCTATCGCTGGACCTTCATGAGCGAGCCGGATGCAAACCTGTTCAAGGGCAAAGCGCTCCTGATCGGCCCGGCGGGCGCAAGTTTTGCGTATCGTGCCCGATATGCGCGCGTTGAAAACCTCGCGGAACTGACCCGCAAACGCAGCGGGGTCGCGATCGAGACCTACGCGGTCGATCTGCTGGATGGCCCGAAGGGTGAGGTGCTCAACCGCGCCCTGCCGCCAGAGCTTGGCGGCCCGCGATAA
- a CDS encoding DUF2778 domain-containing protein yields the protein MSTSSVARTGYTAHHDGRSSRTSSPLNIVGGAAIAFVTLACGWTLYSNVFGSNPFGAGVDAPATERRVVFAAARPGLDQQAFADRFTALTVADAEPPALTVEQKNYAALLDVTHSLGAPPVMFKPTVVAAPDNQKSAPSRAEIASAPDVALPPTPPARVASVPLPSARPTDFKFPQSRVKPGHSEMVERAKNAALAAMASKTPSLFDKLFGRTTPGPVLAYAGSDGGVMSDGTSATPGGSSEDDKLTAIYDITARTVYMPNGSKLEAHSGLGSKMDDPRYVHVRMHGATPPHIYTLKPREALFHGVAALRLTPVGGEGAIHGRTGLLTHSYLLGPNGDSNGCVSFKDYNAFLKAYQNGEVKRLVVVASMN from the coding sequence ATGAGTACCAGTTCTGTTGCGCGTACCGGCTACACGGCCCACCATGACGGACGTTCCTCGCGGACTTCCAGCCCTTTGAATATCGTCGGCGGCGCAGCGATTGCGTTTGTGACGCTGGCGTGCGGCTGGACGCTCTACAGCAACGTGTTCGGCAGCAATCCGTTCGGTGCCGGCGTCGATGCGCCGGCCACTGAGCGGCGCGTCGTGTTCGCCGCTGCAAGACCAGGTCTCGACCAGCAAGCGTTCGCCGATCGCTTCACCGCGCTGACCGTTGCCGACGCCGAGCCGCCAGCACTCACCGTCGAGCAGAAGAACTACGCCGCATTGCTCGACGTGACCCATTCGCTCGGCGCGCCGCCGGTCATGTTCAAGCCGACCGTTGTTGCGGCACCTGATAATCAGAAGTCCGCGCCATCGCGGGCCGAGATCGCCAGCGCGCCTGACGTAGCACTTCCGCCGACGCCGCCTGCGCGCGTTGCCAGCGTGCCGCTTCCATCGGCGCGACCGACCGACTTCAAATTCCCGCAGAGCCGCGTCAAGCCAGGTCACTCCGAGATGGTGGAGCGGGCCAAGAACGCCGCGCTCGCCGCGATGGCCAGCAAGACCCCGAGCCTGTTCGACAAGCTGTTCGGCCGCACGACACCCGGTCCCGTTCTCGCCTATGCCGGCTCCGACGGCGGCGTGATGAGCGACGGCACATCGGCCACACCCGGCGGCTCGAGCGAAGACGACAAGCTGACCGCGATCTACGACATCACCGCGCGCACCGTCTACATGCCCAACGGTTCGAAGCTGGAAGCGCATTCCGGCCTCGGCAGCAAGATGGATGATCCGCGTTACGTTCACGTCCGCATGCACGGCGCGACGCCGCCGCACATCTATACGCTCAAGCCGCGCGAGGCGCTGTTTCACGGCGTGGCGGCGTTGCGGCTGACGCCGGTGGGCGGCGAGGGCGCGATCCACGGCCGCACCGGCCTGCTCACGCATTCCTACCTGCTGGGGCCGAACGGCGATTCCAACGGTTGCGTGTCGTTCAAGGACTACAACGCGTTCCTGAAGGCCTATCAGAATGGCGAAGTGAAGCGCCTGGTCGTCGTCGCAAGCATGAACTGA
- a CDS encoding acyltransferase family protein yields the protein MTRRTDLDALRIVLCAAVILLHAFMIFSADPYYHIKSAQPSPFAGITAEFLRVTAMVTFFTIAGYAAVTSLRRRSPLQFMRERALRLLVPLVVGIWTSGTIIKYVEMMHGRDLGLHGLRKARTLQAMLDVEPDVPLGFFDFFPRNLGILNLLTWSHLWFLAYLFLISLMLLPLLLWLARRAPNAARLSAAVLYLPALPLGLYVAASHAYWPYLPNLIGDWANFIYFAMYMAFGAAIAAWPGIEAQMRAQAPRFAVLMALAFAGVAYFGVSTAGRVFVGLTAWFAVCAALGFATRYKPSASAALTYLTEATLPVYIIHHAALLLIGLEVMNLPLPVWGKVAMIWLATIAVSLAMYHWLIRPWRPMRWLAGMSHAPAISVEDSAAAAPALSR from the coding sequence ATGACGCGCCGGACCGATCTTGATGCCCTGCGTATCGTGCTGTGTGCGGCGGTGATCCTGCTGCACGCCTTCATGATCTTCTCGGCCGACCCCTACTATCACATCAAGAGCGCGCAGCCCTCGCCGTTCGCCGGCATCACAGCCGAGTTTCTGCGCGTCACCGCCATGGTGACGTTCTTCACCATCGCGGGTTATGCGGCGGTGACCTCGCTGCGCCGGCGCAGCCCGCTGCAGTTCATGAGGGAGCGCGCGCTGCGGCTGCTCGTTCCGCTCGTCGTCGGGATCTGGACCTCGGGCACGATCATCAAGTACGTCGAGATGATGCATGGCCGCGATCTCGGCCTGCACGGCCTGCGCAAGGCGCGCACGCTGCAGGCGATGCTCGACGTCGAGCCCGACGTGCCGCTCGGCTTTTTCGATTTCTTCCCGCGCAATCTCGGCATCCTGAACCTGCTGACGTGGTCGCACCTCTGGTTTCTCGCCTATCTGTTTTTGATTTCGCTGATGCTGCTGCCGCTGCTGTTGTGGCTGGCGCGGCGCGCGCCGAATGCCGCGCGGCTCAGCGCCGCGGTGCTGTATCTGCCCGCGCTGCCGCTCGGCCTGTATGTCGCGGCGTCTCACGCCTACTGGCCTTACCTGCCGAACCTGATCGGCGACTGGGCCAACTTCATCTACTTCGCAATGTACATGGCGTTCGGCGCGGCGATCGCGGCGTGGCCGGGCATCGAAGCGCAGATGCGCGCGCAGGCGCCGCGCTTCGCGGTGCTGATGGCGCTGGCGTTCGCGGGCGTGGCGTATTTCGGCGTTTCCACCGCGGGGCGCGTGTTCGTCGGATTGACGGCGTGGTTCGCGGTCTGCGCTGCGTTGGGCTTCGCCACGCGGTACAAGCCCTCAGCAAGTGCGGCGTTGACTTATCTCACCGAGGCAACGCTGCCGGTCTACATCATCCACCACGCAGCGCTGCTGCTGATCGGCCTCGAGGTGATGAATCTGCCGCTGCCGGTATGGGGCAAGGTCGCGATGATCTGGCTCGCGACCATCGCCGTATCCCTCGCGATGTATCACTGGCTGATCCGGCCGTGGCGGCCGATGCGGTGGCTGGCCGGGATGAGCCATGCGCCTGCGATTTCAGTGGAGGATAGCGCGGCAGCAGCGCCTGCGCTGTCACGATGA